Proteins from one Cicer arietinum cultivar CDC Frontier isolate Library 1 chromosome 3, Cicar.CDCFrontier_v2.0, whole genome shotgun sequence genomic window:
- the LOC101501461 gene encoding kinesin-like protein KIN-14L produces the protein MIIMDNCSRSGVHDFNMASRKAEEAAWRRYEATQWLESQVGPLGISNQPTERQLVSCLRNGLILCKTINKIHPGAVPKVVDTPQVPLQSLTWDSQPLPAYQYFENVRNFLVAAQELKLPAFEASDLERESVENGSAGKIVDCILSLKWFHESKQTNYQSGSSKHMKSPLVMQSVSRLHPRATAALPSDACRHLDLSATSEKTPPAGSNFHKREETVESLSKILVDLMLDAKENIDGKVVASLRNGDMDPMNLFNQILTSCCREQVSMKLPELPLLLKNFIKEGSSLPPHFTSKPTESNAFSASEKSKCCRACPGMCTCNQKHLIDMQEKELQDLKALKFKIMNEFQEMQSQCQRFFNDIGIHINDISTKALGYYKVVEENRKLYNMVQDLKGNIRVYCRIRPTFEADSKNVVDFIGEDGSLFILDPSKALKDGRKLFQFNRIFGPTAGQDEVYRDTQPLIRSVMDGYNVCIFAYGQTGSGKTHTMSGPSSGTSKDMGINYLALNDLFQMSNERKDNIKYDISVQMVEIYNEQVRDLLAEDKTENKLEIRSCNDDGMSLPDARLRSVKSTTDVMTLMKLGEFNRAVSSTAINNRSSRSHSVLTVHINGKDTSGNSIRSCLHLVDLAGSERVDKSEVTGDRLKEALYINKSLSCLGDVIMALAQKNSHIPYRNSKLTLLLQDSLGGHAKTLMFAHVSPEADSFGETVSTLKFAQRVSTVELGAARMNKESSEVMQLKAQVENLKIALANKESSKPMFNRTKEPHTPLEKTPLRPRRLSIENCSAVKTENSVNVQDRSGAKSPSFIPRSRRLSLEGPRTIKKDGLQQKASAEVSKTLHYEPMSQQKYRPQQDPEAVPMLNGQLSNVKAPPSPTNIYQNRSRRLSLEGPRTIKKDGLQHKASAEVSKTLQYEPMSQQKYRPQQEPEAVPMLNGQLSNVKAPPSPTNIYQNRSRRLSLEGPRTIKKDGLQHKASAEVSKTLQYEPMSQQKYRPQQEPEAVPMLNGQLSNVKAPPSPTNIYQKRLIKVDGGVQIHPLKLPQTPEPQLLDKNDSHIIVPSDLADSLAAKVTSSTNGKGSQFRRSLRTIGKLINGSEKRSQQIMVEVKSPIKGSSHASPIISPIPAGERTKRRRSLTGIQSSGPNSRRSSLGGKPAPVTYEKERNARTPPPVHPETKTSKRWL, from the exons ATGATCATTATGGATAATTGTTCAAGAAGCGGGGTTCATGATTTCAACATGGCTTCAAGAAAAGCTGAAGAAGCAG CTTGGAGACGTTACGAGGCAACTCAATGGCTAGAAAGCCAAGTGGGTCCTCTTGGAATATCTAACCAACCCACAGAGAGACAACTTGTTTCTTGCTTGAGAAATGGTCTCATTCTTTGCAAGACCATTAACAAGATTCATCCAGGAGCAGTACCAAAG GTTGTGGATACTCCTCAAGTGCCATTACAATCACTTACATGGGATTCCCAGCCTTTACCTGCTTACCAGTATTTCGAAAATGTCCGCAACTTTCTTGTTGCTGCTCAAGAACTAAAGCTTCCAGCTTTTGAAGCTTCTGATCTTGAAAGG GAAAGTGTAGAGAATGGGTCAGCAGG AAAAATTGTTGATTGCATTCTATCACTTAAATGGTTTCATGAGTCGAAGCAGACGAACTATCAGAGTGGATCCAGCAAACACATGAAATCTCCTTTAGTTATGCAATCAGTCAGTAGGTTGCATCCAAGAGCCACAGCTGCATTACCCTCGGATGCATGCAGACACTTGGATTTGTCTGCAACATCGGAAAAAACGCCTCCTGCTGGAAGTAATTTTCATAAACGAGAAG AAACTGTGGAATCACTTTCTAAGATACTAGTTGACCTTATGCTTGATGCCAAAGAAAATATTGATGGAAAAGTTGTTGCTTCTCTTCGCAATGGGGATATG GATCCAATGAACCTATTTAATCAGATTTTGACTAGTTGTTGTAGGGAACAGGTATCTATGAAGTTACCTGAG TTGCCTTTGCTACTAaagaattttataaaagaagGGAGTAGCTTACCACCTCATTTCACTTCCAAACCCACAGAATCAAATGCTTTCTCTGCATCTGAAAAATCCAAG TGTTGCAGAGCATGCCCTGGAATGTGCACTTGCAATCAGAAGCATCTCATAGACATGCAGGAAAAAGAGCTTCAG GATCTCAAGGCTTTGAAGTTCAAAATTATGAATGAGTTTCAAGAGATGCAATCACAGTGTCAGAGATTTTTCAATGATATAG GAATTCACATAAATGATatatcaaccaaagctcttggCTATTACAAAGTAGTAGAAGAGAACAGAAAACTATACAACATGGTCCAAGATTTGAAAG GTAATATTCGAGTTTACTGCAGAATCAGACCTACATTCGAGGCTGACTCCAAGAACGTTGTTGATTTCATTGGGGAAGACGGTTCTCTATTCATTTTAGATCCATCAAAAGCACTAAAAGATGGAAGAAAACTTTTTCAGTTTAATCGGATTTTTGGTCCAACAGCTGGCCAAG ATGAGGTTTATAGAGACACTCAACCATTAATTAGATCGGTAATGGATGGATACAATGTTTGTATTTTTGCTTACGGTCAAACAGGATCTGGGAAGACTCACACCATG AGTGGTCCTTCAAGTGGAACATCCAAGGATATGGGGATCAACTATCTGGCTCTTAATGATTTGTTTCAAATGTCTAATGAAAGGAAGGACAATATAAAGTATGACATTTCTGTTCAAATGGTTGAGATTTACAATGAACAAGTAAGAGACTTACTTGCAGAGGACAAAACAGAAAACAAAT TAGAGATTCGGAGCTGCAATGATGATGGAATGAGCCTTCCCGATGCAAGATTGCGGTCAGTGAAGTCTACGACTGATGTTATGACCCTCATGAAACTTGGCGAGTTTAACCGTGCTGTCAGTTCTACTGCAATCAACAATAGGAGTAGTCGTTCCCACAG TGTACTCACAGTGCACATTAATGGCAAAGATACATCCGGCAACTCCATTCGCAGTTGCCTTCATTTAGTAGACCTTGCTGGAAGTGAAAGAGTAGACAAGTCTGAAGTCACAGGAGATAGACTAAAGGAAGCACTATATATCAACAAGTCTCTTTCGTGTTTGGGAGATGTGATCATGGCACTTGCACAGAAGAATTCTCACATTCCTTACCGGAACAGCAAACTCACACTTCTTTTGCAGGATTCCTTAG GTGGACATGCTAAAACATTGATGTTTGCGCATGTGAGTCCCGAAGCGGATTCCTTTGGTGAAACAGTGAGTACTCTAAAGTTTGCTCAAAGAGTTTCCACTGTGGAACTAGGGGCAGCCCGGATGAACAAAGAAAGCAGCGAGGTTATGCAACTTAAAGCACAG GTTGAGAACCTTAAGATTGCATTGGCAAACAAGGAAAGTTCAAAACCAATGTTCAATAGAACTAAAGAACCTCACACTCCATTAGAAAAAACACCATTACGCCCTCGAAGACTTAGCATCGAGAATTGCAGCGCGGTAAAGACTGAAAATTCAGTGAATGTTCAGGATAGAAGTGGAGCCAAATCACCTTCTTTCATACCCCGTTCAAGAAGACTAAGCTTGGAAGGTCCAAGAACCATAAAAAAAGACGGTCTACAACAGAAAGCATCAGCTGAAGTAAGCAAAACTTTACATTATGAGCCGATGTCTCAACAGAAATATCGTCCGCAACAAGATCCGGAAGCAGTGCCAATGCTAAATGGCCAATTGAGCAATGTCAAAGCTCCTCCAAGCCCTACAAACATCTATCAGAACCGTTCAAGAAGACTAAGCTTGGAAGGTCCAAGAACCATAAAAAAAGACGGTCTACAACACAAAGCATCAGCTGAAGTAAGCAAAACTTTACAGTATGAGCCGATGTCTCAACAGAAATATCGTCCGCAACAAGAGCCGGAAGCAGTGCCAATGCTAAATGGCCAATTGAGCAATGTCAAAGCTCCTCCAAGCCCTACAAACATCTATCAGAACCGTTCAAGAAGACTAAGCTTGGAAGGTCCAAGAACCATAAAAAAAGACGGTCTACAACACAAAGCATCAGCTGAAGTAAGCAAAACTTTACAGTATGAGCCGATGTCTCAACAGAAATATCGTCCGCAACAAGAGCCGGAAGCAGTGCCAATGCTAAATGGCCAATTGAGCAATGTCAAAGCTCCTCCAAGCCCTACAAACATCTATCAGAAGAGGTTGATAAAAGTTGATGGTGGTGTCCAAATTCACCCTCTTAAACTACCTCAAACACCTGAACCACAATTGCTAGATAAAAATGATTCACACATAATTGTACCAAGTGATCTTGCTGATTCCCTTGCAGCAAAGGTGACAAGTAGCACAAATGGAAAAGGGTCGCAGTTTAGAAGATCGTTGAGAACAATTGGGAAACTGATTAATGGCTCTGAAAAGAG GAGCCAACAAATTATGGTTGAAGTGAAGTCACCTATCAAGGGAAGCAGCCATGCAAGTCCGATAATATCACCAATACCAGCTGGTGAGAGAACAAAAAGGAGGCGATCTTTAACAGGAATTCAATCATCCGGGCCTAATTCACGAAGATCTTCTCTTGGAGGGAAGCCGGCCCCAGTAACAT ATGAGAAGGAGAGAAATGCTAGAACACCTCCTCCTGTTCATCCAGAAACCAAGACTTCAAAAAGGTGGCTATAG
- the LOC101501987 gene encoding short integuments 2, mitochondrial, which produces MAGLKGFLKKGLGEMEFNAGGGVINWFPGHMAAATRAIRSRLKLSDLVIEVRDARIPLSSVNSDLQPHLSSKRRVIALNKKDLANPNIMHKWVNYFETSKQDCIPINAHSKSSVTKLLELVEFKLKEVISKEPTLLVMVVGVPNVGKSALINSIHQIARSRFTVQEKMKRATVGPLPGVTQDIAGFKIANKPSIYVLDTPGVLVPSIADIETGLKLALAGSVKDSVVGEERIAQYLLAVLDTRGTPLHWKHLNNRRIDGIAYEAEEYHRYDLKNLKQRRSLPNRSDLVYVEDIVVEVQHALYSTLAEFNGNVQDESDLENLIDQQFGALQKALKIPNKASEARLMVSKKFLTLFRAGKLGPFILDDVPEAKPV; this is translated from the exons atggcGGGGTTGAAGGGTTTTTTGAAGAAAGGTTTAGGAGAAATGGAATTCAACGCCGGCGGAGGAGTCATTAATTGGTTCCCCGGACACATGGCAGCCGCCACGCGTGCCATCCGTAGCCGCCTTAAACTTTCCGACCTCGTCATCGAAGTCAGAGACGCTCGTATTCCTTTGTCCTCCGTTAACTCCGATCTTCAACCTCATCTTTCCTCTAAACGACGTGTCATTGCACTCAACAAAAAAGACTTAGCCAACCCCAACATCATGCAT aAATGGGTGAATTACTTTGAGACCTCTAAGCAAGATTGCATTCCTATAAACGCTCATAGTAAGAGTTCTGTTACGAAGCTTCTCGAACTTGTCGAGTTTAAATTGAAGGAAGTCATTTCTAAGGAACCTACTTTACTTGTTATGGTCGTTGGTGTTCCTAATGTTGGAAAATCTGCTTTGATTAATTCCATTCATCAAATTGCACGATCTCGATTTACCG TGCAGGAGAAGATGAAGAGAGCTACTGTGGGTCCACTACCCGGTGTTACTCAAGATATTGCAGGATTTAAG ATAGCAAACAAACCAAGCATATATGTCCTAGATACCCCAGGGGTTTTGGTTCCAAGTATCGCAGACATAGAAACAGGGTTAAAGCTTGCTCTTGCAG GGTCTGTTAAAGATTCGGTGGTGGGTGAGGAGCGTATTGCTCAATACTTATTAGCAGTTTTAGATACCCGGGGTACTCCACTTCACTGGAAGCACCTAAATAACCGGAGAATAGATGGGATTGCATACGAAGCTGAGGAATATCATCGATATGACCTGAAAAATCTTAAGCAAAGAAGAAGTCTGCCTAATAGATCTGACTTGGTATATGTGGAG GATATCGTAGTAGAAGTTCAGCATGCACTCTATTCGACTCTAGCAGAATTCAATGGCAACGTACAAGATGAGAGCGACTTGGAGAACCTTATTGACCAGCAGTTTGGGGCATTGCAGAAGGCATTGAAAATACCAAACAAGGCTTCTGAAGCACGTTTGATGGTATCCAAAAAGTTCCTTACTCTATTTAGGGCTGGTAAATTAGGACCTTTTATCCTTGATGATGTCCCCGAAGCCAAGCCTGTATAA
- the HSFB3 gene encoding LOW QUALITY PROTEIN: heat stress transcription factor B-3 (The sequence of the model RefSeq protein was modified relative to this genomic sequence to represent the inferred CDS: inserted 2 bases in 1 codon) has protein sequence MEGVVISEKGLLECGRKCTPPPFLLKTYMLVEDPATDDVISWNDEGTAFVVWQPAEFARDLLPTLFKHSNFSSFVRQLNTYGFRKVATSRWEFCNDXKKGERELLSEIRRRKAWSNKQQHTIQNQGTIQDSDEDQRSSSTSSTSGYTNLVDENKRLKKENGVLNSELTNMKRKCKELLDLVAIYTQKKEEEEANKDYGDGRPMLFGVRLDVQQAGERRLKRNRAEISESASILLSQSCK, from the exons atggaaggAGTGGTGATTAGTGAGAAGGGGTTGTTGGAATGTGGAAGAAAGTGCACTCCGCCACCGTTCTTGTTGAAGACATACATGTTGGTGGAGGATCCGGCCACCGATGATGTCATATCGTGGAACGATGAAGGAACGGCGTTCGTCGTGTGGCAGCCGGCGGAGTTTGCTCGTGATCTCCTTCCAACGCTCTTCAAGCATAGCAACTTCTCTAGCTTTGTACGCCAGCTCAATACCTAT GGGTTTCGTAAAGTTGCAACAAGTAGATGGGAGTTTTGCAATGA CAAGAAAGGTGAAAGAGAACTTCTATCCGAGATTCGGCGAAGAAAAGCATGGAGCAACAAGCAACAACATACTATACAAAACCAAGGTACAATCCAAGATTCTGATGAAGATCAAAGGTCATCATCAACGTCATCAACTTCAGGTTACACTAATCTTGTGGATGAAAACAAGAGACTCAAGAAGGAGAATGGAGTGTTGAATTCTGAGCTAACAAACATGAAAAGGAAATGTAAGGAGTTGCTTGATTTGGTTGCAATTTATACCCAAAAAAAGGAAGAGGAGGAAGCTAATAAAGATTACGGTGATGGAAGACCAATGCTGTTTGGGGTGAGATTGGATGTTCAACAAGCTGGGGAGAGAAGGCTGAAGAGGAATAGAGCTGAGATTAGTGAAAGCGCAAGCATTTTGTTGTCTCAATCATgcaaatag